One stretch of Leptospira mtsangambouensis DNA includes these proteins:
- a CDS encoding PAS domain-containing hybrid sensor histidine kinase/response regulator: MAESFNYQSIVESFDEFLIYLDPFLEIQFSRTSPNLYLPPDSISTGKHINDLHITPRDALILANLCQETLARRTPFQFTTTLLGNPFRISGRYLESKNLPGVILRGEPNFSIENVILDSGPYVIFRFKFDTEFLTTYVSPNVSLNLGYQTGDFKKGMLKPDDLIHPDDKEKAIQEEKDYIKNKSRTYQREFRFQKQDGKYIYVSVYSVVSYFNSIPTEKISYLIDITERKDKELEILRQRDELARIKLLFEETNAAANVGSWDVDLTTNTLFWAKETKRIHEVPEDYVPKLETAFDFYPLENHKKMLLDAFDKAVTKGTSYDLVLQIKTRLGKLKWARAIGHSVFKDGKCIRVFGSFQDITRSVHLDIQKEDALSKLETILDATTHVTIIGADITGIITHFNKGAEYHLQYDSEEVVGKTTPAIFHRQEEIEARSTILSHEFGIPIVGFDTFIHKAKLGEYDSHEWTYVRKDKTEFPVQLVVTATKNKNGEITGYLGIGIDISAHKATEEALRASESRWQFALEGSGDGIWDWNSQTNKVFFSNQWKNMLGYSEDEIGTDISEWESRVHPEDKPNYFADLDKHFSGITSVYFNEHRMLCKNGSYKWILDRGKVIEWTEDGKPLRMIGTHTDITERKVLEKALIVARENAEKASQAKSDFLANMSHEIRTPLNGVIGFSDLLMRTELNQVQKKYMETVYLSASSLLDLINDILDFSKIESGKMELYKERINIYDLLHQIAEIVKHKAYEKGLELILNISPKVPRNIFVDSLRLRQILLNLIGNALKFTLKGEIQIKISAEPKENNEYEFLFEVIDTGIGISPENQDKIFEVFSQADTSTTRQFGGTGLGLSISSKLLNLFDSKMQLESERDKGSRFYFKFTTLADNERNTEPELGEIKSVMVLDDNETNLFVIHEMLSYKGIRVDGFRSPKEALEVIHSGTFYDVIISDFNMPEMNGLDFIENLLKTIESKKLKKPYLSLHTSSNDENIYRRCKELGVQSILLKPIQTNILYESLEKLVSGKNQEVVTPNYEPVHQIQTNEKIKIMIVEDNPVNMMLTKAIVQKSLPGTIIIEAENGALAVENFIQTEPQLVFMDVQMPEMNGYDATKAIRKLTNGKMVPIIALTAGTLSGEEERCLDCGMNDYISKPVVLKTISEKMKHWLQIQ, translated from the coding sequence ATGGCAGAAAGTTTCAACTACCAATCCATTGTGGAGAGTTTTGACGAATTCCTAATTTACCTAGATCCCTTTTTAGAAATTCAATTTTCACGCACTTCCCCCAATCTTTATCTGCCACCAGATTCCATATCCACTGGGAAACATATCAACGACCTTCATATCACTCCAAGAGATGCCCTGATCCTTGCCAATCTTTGCCAAGAAACACTAGCAAGAAGAACACCTTTCCAATTCACAACAACCCTTCTAGGAAATCCGTTTCGAATTTCGGGCCGTTATCTAGAATCCAAAAACCTACCAGGGGTGATCCTTCGTGGAGAACCAAACTTCAGCATTGAAAATGTAATTTTGGATAGTGGTCCTTATGTTATTTTTCGTTTTAAATTTGATACGGAGTTTTTGACAACTTATGTGTCTCCGAACGTTTCACTGAACCTAGGTTATCAAACCGGTGATTTCAAAAAAGGGATGTTAAAACCTGATGATCTCATCCATCCAGATGACAAAGAAAAGGCGATCCAAGAAGAAAAAGATTATATAAAAAACAAATCAAGAACTTACCAAAGAGAATTTCGATTTCAGAAACAAGACGGAAAATATATTTATGTTTCCGTTTATAGCGTAGTGAGTTATTTCAATTCCATTCCTACCGAAAAAATTTCTTATCTTATCGATATCACGGAACGTAAAGACAAAGAATTAGAAATTTTAAGACAAAGAGATGAACTTGCTCGAATCAAACTTTTGTTTGAAGAAACCAATGCAGCAGCCAACGTAGGATCTTGGGATGTTGATTTAACCACGAACACTCTTTTTTGGGCAAAAGAAACAAAACGCATTCATGAAGTACCAGAAGATTACGTCCCAAAATTAGAAACCGCTTTTGATTTTTATCCATTAGAGAACCACAAAAAAATGTTACTGGATGCATTTGACAAGGCAGTAACTAAAGGAACATCCTATGATTTAGTTTTGCAAATCAAAACAAGATTGGGAAAATTAAAGTGGGCACGAGCCATTGGACATTCTGTATTTAAGGATGGAAAATGTATCCGAGTTTTTGGAAGTTTCCAGGACATTACAAGAAGTGTTCACTTGGACATACAAAAAGAAGATGCCCTATCTAAACTAGAAACTATTTTAGATGCAACGACCCATGTAACCATCATAGGTGCAGACATAACTGGGATCATTACCCACTTCAACAAAGGTGCCGAATACCATTTACAGTATGATTCAGAAGAGGTTGTTGGAAAAACAACTCCAGCCATATTTCATAGACAAGAAGAAATAGAAGCCCGTTCGACCATTTTATCACATGAATTTGGAATTCCCATTGTTGGGTTTGATACCTTTATCCACAAAGCGAAGTTAGGTGAATATGATTCTCACGAATGGACATATGTCCGCAAGGACAAAACGGAATTCCCCGTCCAACTCGTCGTCACTGCCACAAAAAATAAAAATGGAGAAATCACGGGATATTTAGGAATTGGAATTGATATCTCCGCCCACAAAGCCACCGAAGAAGCGTTACGTGCCAGTGAAAGTCGATGGCAATTTGCCTTAGAAGGATCCGGAGATGGAATTTGGGATTGGAATTCCCAAACGAACAAAGTGTTCTTTTCCAATCAATGGAAAAATATGTTAGGTTATTCAGAAGATGAAATTGGAACAGATATCTCTGAATGGGAATCCAGAGTCCATCCGGAAGATAAACCAAACTATTTTGCCGACTTAGACAAACATTTTAGTGGAATAACATCCGTATATTTCAACGAACATCGGATGTTATGCAAAAATGGATCTTACAAATGGATTTTAGATCGTGGGAAAGTAATCGAATGGACAGAAGATGGGAAACCACTTCGTATGATCGGCACACATACTGATATCACCGAACGAAAAGTACTGGAAAAAGCACTTATTGTTGCTAGGGAAAACGCAGAAAAAGCCTCTCAGGCAAAATCAGATTTTCTTGCCAATATGAGTCATGAAATCCGGACCCCTCTCAATGGAGTGATTGGTTTCTCAGACTTACTTATGCGAACTGAACTCAACCAAGTGCAGAAAAAATACATGGAGACAGTCTATCTTTCTGCCAGCTCCTTACTCGATTTAATCAACGACATATTAGATTTTTCTAAAATTGAATCTGGAAAAATGGAACTTTATAAGGAGAGAATCAACATTTATGATTTACTCCACCAAATTGCAGAAATCGTAAAACACAAAGCATACGAAAAAGGTTTGGAACTTATTCTCAACATATCACCAAAAGTTCCAAGAAATATATTCGTCGATTCTTTAAGATTAAGACAAATCCTTTTGAATTTGATAGGCAATGCTTTGAAGTTCACCTTAAAAGGGGAAATCCAAATCAAAATTTCCGCAGAACCAAAGGAAAACAACGAATATGAATTTTTATTTGAAGTGATTGATACCGGAATTGGAATTAGCCCCGAAAACCAAGATAAAATCTTTGAAGTGTTTTCCCAAGCAGATACATCCACAACCAGACAATTCGGCGGAACAGGCCTTGGTCTTTCTATCTCCAGTAAATTATTAAATCTCTTCGACTCTAAGATGCAATTAGAATCTGAAAGAGACAAAGGATCTCGATTTTATTTTAAATTTACTACTCTTGCTGATAATGAAAGAAACACTGAACCGGAATTAGGTGAAATTAAATCAGTAATGGTCCTTGATGATAACGAAACTAATTTATTTGTAATACATGAAATGTTAAGTTACAAAGGGATTCGTGTAGATGGTTTTCGATCACCCAAAGAAGCACTAGAAGTCATTCATTCTGGAACATTTTATGATGTAATCATTTCCGACTTCAATATGCCAGAAATGAATGGTTTAGATTTTATCGAGAATCTTTTAAAAACCATCGAATCGAAAAAACTAAAAAAACCTTACTTGTCTCTTCATACATCTTCAAATGATGAAAACATTTACAGAAGATGCAAAGAACTTGGAGTTCAATCCATTCTTTTAAAACCCATCCAAACAAATATTTTATATGAAAGTTTGGAAAAATTGGTTTCAGGAAAAAACCAAGAGGTGGTCACTCCCAATTATGAACCGGTCCACCAAATCCAAACAAACGAAAAAATTAAGATCATGATTGTCGAAGACAATCCTGTGAATATGATGTTAACAAAAGCAATTGTACAAAAATCTTTACCAGGCACCATCATCATTGAAGCGGAAAACGGCGCACTCGCAGTGGAGAATTTTATCCAAACAGAACCACAGCTTGTTTTTATGGATGTACAAATGCCAGAGATGAATGGTTATGATGCCACAAAAGCCATACGTAAGTTGACTAACGGTAAAATGGTTCCGATCATTGCCCTTACCGCAGGTACTCTGTCAGGTGAAGAGGAAAGATGTTTAGATTGCGGAATGAACGATTATATCTCCAAACCAGTTGTTCTGAAAACAATCTCCGAAAAAATGAAACATTGGCTCCAAATCCAATAA
- a CDS encoding family 2A encapsulin nanocompartment cargo protein cysteine desulfurase, with protein sequence MNTNDPSFLKLKPDSIGNVPSSQFPDEKTLEKMAKEMFGVLQSFGGSNVPTAGFPSNDSLSQNLPNESLPYLEDLKLTDTGFSYSDFLSFPSIGLPQSGGGNLASARRDFPILTGTVNGKPLVWLDNAATTQKPTSVIERLSQFYLHENSNIHRAAHTLAARSTDAYEKARSLVQGFIGAGSVEEIVFVRGTTEGINLLSNVLSDKQIQAGDEILITHLEHHANIVPWQMVCAKKGAKLKVAPVDDSGQIILSEYERLLNSKTKIVSITQVSNALGTVVPVEEMTRSAHRVGALVIVDGAQSVSHMPVNVQEIDCDFFVFSGHKLFAPTGIGVVYGKKAILDSLPPWQGGGNMIKDVNFDHTTFQEAPFRFEAGTGNIADAVGLGAAIEYLNRFGMKQISTFEHDLLEYGTKELLKVPGLHLIGTAKEKAGVLSFVVDGFKTEEIGKKLAEEGIAVRAGHHCAQPILRRFGLESTVRPSLAFYNSCEDIDALIRVLYGLGSRNRIGL encoded by the coding sequence ATGAATACCAATGATCCGAGTTTTTTAAAACTAAAGCCGGACTCAATAGGGAATGTACCATCCTCTCAGTTCCCCGATGAAAAAACACTAGAAAAAATGGCGAAGGAAATGTTTGGAGTTTTGCAATCGTTTGGTGGTAGTAACGTTCCCACAGCGGGGTTTCCATCAAATGACTCGCTATCGCAAAATTTACCAAATGAGTCCTTACCTTACTTAGAAGACTTAAAATTAACAGACACAGGTTTTTCCTATTCTGATTTTTTGTCTTTTCCAAGTATCGGTTTACCTCAGTCAGGTGGTGGGAATCTCGCATCCGCAAGGAGAGATTTTCCGATCCTTACAGGAACTGTGAATGGGAAACCTTTGGTATGGCTTGATAATGCAGCCACCACACAAAAACCAACTTCGGTGATCGAAAGGTTATCTCAGTTTTATCTCCATGAAAATTCGAATATCCATCGTGCAGCTCATACTCTGGCAGCAAGATCTACAGATGCCTATGAAAAAGCAAGGTCTCTTGTCCAAGGATTTATTGGAGCTGGGAGTGTTGAAGAAATTGTTTTTGTGAGAGGAACCACGGAAGGAATCAATCTCCTTTCGAATGTACTCTCCGACAAACAGATCCAAGCTGGTGATGAAATTTTAATCACTCACTTAGAACACCACGCCAACATTGTTCCTTGGCAAATGGTCTGTGCTAAAAAAGGTGCTAAGTTAAAAGTGGCGCCTGTGGATGACTCCGGGCAAATCATCCTAAGTGAATACGAACGTCTGTTAAACTCCAAAACAAAGATTGTTTCCATCACGCAAGTTTCGAATGCACTAGGAACCGTTGTGCCGGTAGAAGAGATGACAAGGTCGGCTCATCGAGTGGGAGCCCTTGTGATTGTGGATGGAGCTCAATCTGTTTCTCATATGCCAGTGAATGTACAAGAAATTGATTGTGACTTCTTTGTGTTTAGTGGGCACAAACTTTTTGCACCCACTGGGATCGGTGTGGTTTACGGAAAAAAAGCAATCCTCGACAGTTTGCCTCCTTGGCAAGGTGGAGGGAATATGATTAAAGATGTCAACTTTGATCATACAACCTTCCAAGAGGCACCGTTTCGATTTGAAGCTGGAACAGGTAACATTGCGGATGCGGTTGGCCTTGGAGCAGCGATTGAATACCTGAACCGATTTGGGATGAAACAAATTTCAACCTTTGAACATGATCTATTGGAATACGGCACCAAAGAATTGTTAAAGGTTCCAGGCCTCCATTTGATCGGGACTGCTAAGGAGAAAGCGGGAGTGTTGTCCTTTGTTGTAGATGGATTCAAAACAGAAGAGATTGGAAAAAAACTCGCAGAAGAAGGAATTGCCGTACGTGCAGGCCACCACTGTGCCCAACCGATCTTAAGAAGGTTTGGATTGGAATCTACAGTTAGGCCATCACTTGCCTTTTACAATTCTTGTGAGGACATTGATGCACTCATCCGAGTGTTGTATGGGTTAGGAAGTCGGAACAGGATTGGTCTTTAG
- a CDS encoding ABC-F family ATP-binding cassette domain-containing protein: MDIVLVSVSKLSKTIGEKKLFSNLDFSISEGEKLAIVGINGSGKSTLLRALLGKEETDSGQIIKNNNLKISILDQNPIFDPKETILDHIYKGDNKLVKTIRKYEDICERMSEGEEGLDDEFTNASQEMDRLSAWDYEQQIKSILKELGVEKLERKMSELSGGMLKKVELAKSLIDESNLLILDEPTNHLDVKSILWLEEYLAGLDKAIILITHDRYFLDRIVTKILELDRGSHFLYEGNYSIYLERKVEREETLQKQEDKIKQFLKQEVKWLKRQPKARSTKQKARIDRASDLQNREKREIQKDLELSVAAKRQGKTILEIHNLKKGIADKLLINDFTYTFKAKERLGIIGPNGIGKSTLLNLMSGRITPDSGYIKPGINTKVGYFDQTSSELPLERNVLDYIKDVAGEMIETESGEKISAAKMLERFLFDGKLQYTPIAKLSGGERRRLFLVQILMTGPNFLILDEPTNDLDIQTLSVLESFLDEFPGTVVIVSHDRYFLDRTAESLLVFRKEGKLDHFIGTFSSFLENDSLELETEPSSPKPKEVLPTPLGSEKPSKSKQDQKKLSKLESEIAKLESSKQELEKKLSTFANDHTELQKISEEIQKIETEILYKMEEWEMLQSE; the protein is encoded by the coding sequence ATGGACATTGTGCTAGTCTCCGTATCCAAACTTTCCAAAACCATTGGCGAAAAAAAACTTTTTTCAAATCTCGACTTCTCAATTAGTGAAGGAGAAAAACTCGCCATTGTGGGGATTAATGGATCGGGTAAGTCCACTCTCCTTCGTGCTCTTCTTGGAAAAGAAGAAACCGATTCCGGACAAATCATCAAAAACAATAACCTTAAAATTTCTATCCTCGATCAAAATCCCATCTTTGATCCAAAGGAAACCATCCTCGATCATATTTATAAAGGTGATAACAAATTAGTCAAAACCATCCGCAAATATGAAGACATCTGTGAACGAATGAGCGAAGGTGAGGAAGGATTAGATGATGAGTTTACCAATGCCTCACAAGAAATGGACAGGCTTTCTGCTTGGGATTACGAACAACAGATTAAGTCCATATTAAAAGAGTTAGGTGTCGAAAAATTAGAAAGAAAAATGTCTGAGTTGTCTGGAGGGATGTTAAAGAAAGTAGAACTTGCCAAATCCCTCATTGATGAAAGTAATTTACTGATCTTAGATGAACCAACAAACCACTTAGATGTAAAATCTATTTTATGGTTAGAAGAATATCTGGCGGGACTCGACAAGGCAATTATACTTATCACTCACGACCGGTATTTTTTGGATCGGATTGTTACCAAAATTTTGGAACTGGATCGCGGTAGTCATTTTTTATATGAAGGTAACTATTCAATATATTTAGAACGCAAAGTAGAAAGAGAAGAAACCCTTCAAAAACAAGAAGATAAAATCAAACAATTTCTCAAACAAGAAGTGAAGTGGTTGAAACGCCAACCCAAAGCACGTTCCACCAAACAAAAAGCAAGGATTGATCGTGCCAGTGATCTCCAGAACAGAGAAAAACGAGAAATACAAAAAGACTTAGAACTGAGTGTGGCCGCCAAACGCCAAGGAAAAACCATTTTAGAAATTCATAATCTAAAAAAAGGAATCGCAGACAAATTACTCATCAACGATTTCACTTATACTTTTAAAGCGAAAGAACGACTCGGAATCATTGGGCCAAACGGAATTGGAAAATCTACTCTTCTCAACCTAATGTCTGGCCGCATTACACCCGATAGTGGTTATATCAAACCAGGGATCAATACCAAGGTGGGATACTTTGACCAAACTAGTTCCGAACTTCCACTGGAACGAAATGTGCTCGATTATATCAAAGATGTAGCTGGAGAAATGATCGAAACCGAATCTGGTGAAAAAATTTCAGCAGCAAAGATGTTAGAAAGATTTCTTTTTGATGGGAAATTACAATACACTCCCATCGCCAAACTTTCGGGAGGCGAAAGAAGAAGGCTTTTTCTCGTTCAGATCCTGATGACGGGTCCAAACTTTCTCATCTTAGATGAACCAACTAACGATTTGGACATCCAAACACTTTCTGTTTTAGAATCCTTTTTAGATGAATTTCCAGGAACTGTTGTGATTGTTTCCCATGATCGGTATTTCCTAGACCGCACAGCAGAGAGTCTACTTGTCTTTCGAAAAGAAGGTAAGTTGGATCATTTCATCGGAACATTTTCTTCCTTTTTAGAAAATGATTCTTTAGAATTAGAAACTGAACCCAGTTCCCCAAAACCAAAAGAAGTTTTGCCAACTCCCCTTGGATCGGAGAAACCCTCAAAATCCAAACAAGACCAAAAGAAACTTTCTAAATTAGAATCAGAGATTGCCAAACTTGAGTCATCAAAACAAGAATTAGAAAAGAAATTGAGTACATTCGCAAATGATCATACAGAACTTCAAAAAATATCTGAAGAAATCCAAAAGATAGAAACGGAAATTCTTTACAAAATGGAGGAATGGGAAATGCTTCAATCCGAATGA
- a CDS encoding serine O-acetyltransferase, producing MLSNGQDEFYSSILGRQSIPETVVGGKQVASRFLEELFSILFSGYHSERNFTSKDQIIDQLELFRIRWKNLLEPYSAYADREFGRIIPLDDILHNFIAKLPGLYQWMWEDAEAAFLGDPAAESIHEVVLAYSGFYAGAVHRVANYFFKSDLPIFPKLLSRVAHEATGIDIHPGAEIGRAFFMDHGTGIVIGETTRIADNVKIYQGVTLGALSVNKSLAKQKRHPSIEEGVVIYAGGTILGGETVIGKQSIIGGNAWITQSIPPYSVVYQKSEVRVRSANEIQGLDFTI from the coding sequence ATGTTATCGAATGGACAAGATGAGTTTTATAGTTCGATCCTCGGTCGGCAATCCATCCCTGAAACTGTGGTTGGTGGCAAACAAGTGGCCAGTCGGTTTTTAGAAGAATTGTTTTCGATTCTTTTTTCTGGATACCATTCCGAACGTAACTTTACTTCTAAAGATCAAATCATCGACCAGTTGGAACTTTTTCGTATCCGTTGGAAAAACTTATTAGAACCTTACTCTGCTTATGCGGATAGGGAGTTTGGAAGGATCATTCCTTTGGATGATATTTTACACAACTTCATTGCCAAACTGCCTGGTTTGTACCAGTGGATGTGGGAAGATGCGGAAGCTGCTTTTTTAGGTGATCCGGCTGCCGAAAGTATCCACGAAGTGGTTCTCGCCTATTCAGGGTTTTATGCCGGTGCCGTGCACAGAGTGGCCAATTATTTTTTTAAGTCTGATTTGCCTATTTTTCCAAAACTTTTATCTCGTGTCGCACATGAAGCAACTGGGATTGATATCCATCCTGGTGCCGAAATTGGTAGGGCATTTTTTATGGATCATGGAACAGGAATCGTGATCGGAGAAACCACGCGTATTGCAGACAATGTAAAAATTTACCAAGGTGTGACTCTTGGAGCACTTTCGGTAAACAAGTCTTTGGCGAAACAAAAACGCCATCCTAGCATAGAAGAAGGTGTTGTGATTTATGCAGGAGGCACTATCCTCGGTGGGGAAACTGTTATCGGCAAACAGTCGATCATCGGAGGGAATGCTTGGATCACTCAAAGTATCCCTCCTTATTCCGTTGTGTATCAAAAATCAGAAGTGAGAGTCCGAAGTGCAAATGAAATCCAAGGTTTGGATTTCACCATTTGA
- a CDS encoding family 2A encapsulin nanocompartment shell protein — MAEQTQHALGDLAARQLANTVKTNAQYGAITPRFLVRLLDWKPLEAGVLRVNRVKSNTQVDVLCGQKGEQELPETFVNYEEKPREYTLSLISTILDVQTRVSDLYSSPHEQINEQLRLAIESVKEKQELELINNEDYGLLKNVPAHQRISTRKGPPTPDDLDDLITKVWKEPSFFLAHPLAIAAFGRECTRRGVPPATVTLFGAQFLTWRGLPLIPTDKLLVNGETNPKSAKGTSSILLLRVGEKKQGVVGLYQSNLPGEQTPGLSVRFMGINRSAIGSYLISLYCSAAILTDDAIAALDNVDVGNYYEYQ, encoded by the coding sequence ATGGCAGAACAAACCCAACACGCCTTGGGAGACTTAGCCGCACGCCAACTGGCAAATACGGTAAAAACGAATGCACAGTATGGTGCGATTACTCCACGTTTTTTAGTTAGGTTACTCGACTGGAAACCTTTAGAAGCCGGAGTCCTTCGTGTCAACCGAGTGAAATCCAATACACAAGTGGATGTACTTTGTGGGCAAAAAGGAGAACAGGAACTTCCTGAAACTTTTGTTAACTACGAAGAAAAACCACGTGAATACACCCTTAGTTTAATTTCGACTATCCTTGATGTACAAACTAGAGTTTCTGATTTGTATAGTTCTCCCCATGAACAAATCAATGAACAACTTCGTTTGGCAATTGAAAGTGTAAAAGAAAAACAAGAATTAGAACTTATCAATAATGAAGATTATGGATTATTAAAAAATGTTCCGGCTCACCAAAGAATCAGTACTCGCAAAGGACCTCCTACTCCTGATGATTTGGATGATTTAATTACTAAGGTTTGGAAAGAACCATCTTTCTTTTTAGCACACCCACTTGCGATTGCTGCCTTTGGTCGTGAATGCACAAGAAGAGGAGTTCCACCGGCCACCGTCACATTGTTTGGTGCACAATTTCTCACATGGAGAGGACTACCGCTCATTCCTACAGACAAACTTCTTGTGAATGGAGAAACAAATCCGAAATCAGCGAAAGGAACATCTAGTATTTTACTCTTAAGAGTTGGTGAAAAAAAACAAGGTGTTGTGGGTTTATACCAATCCAATTTACCTGGTGAACAAACTCCTGGACTTTCCGTTCGATTTATGGGGATTAACCGATCTGCCATTGGATCCTATTTGATTTCTCTTTACTGCTCGGCAGCCATACTCACTGACGATGCCATTGCGGCACTAGACAATGTAGATGTGGGAAATTATTATGAATACCAATGA
- a CDS encoding PP2C family protein-serine/threonine phosphatase, whose product MKTVLYTRIFIWTPIIFIGYFISAQIGFKIAFLNSQVSPVWPPEGVGLASLLLLGPVALPGIYLGATVANFFNNPHLQTAFLIGIGNTLSSYINYRIIKRVTEKSDPIYSTKDLIYFLSIGTFPGSFVSTIMGVTSLWYWDFLSSELYFNVFFTWFSGEMLGFLIVAPLLYVWFHPKAKLKLELRKQIELLLWIILVYISGSIAFSDEWPLLFLPIPFVIVTSIRFRQFGATLSTVVLAFTAVTLTIEGKGVFARRDASGLSINDSLIFLDAFLFCISGIAYFLVTATRERERAQLASLKSLQVLNELKEKANEELEQKVLERTAVIEEQRTEIEKQLDMAKRIQESLFPQKEILPQGVDILFKNIPMMKVGGDLYDIVWRPERQELGVFICDVSGHGIPAALLSALVKTSLEKWKQDPVGLKDNLESIRHQIIPNLREHFVTASLLHLHTDTGSLTFARAGHFPLFIIRKSGALVSLKPMGRIITPIFEILAEEERFQLETGDLIVMLTDGLTEAREPESLQMFGEERLLHLIRDIRSLPLFEIQDQVFQSVIQLSGGIAAIQDDLTLGLIRYSGITEETSKV is encoded by the coding sequence ATGAAGACTGTCCTATATACAAGAATTTTTATTTGGACACCCATCATCTTCATTGGGTACTTCATCTCAGCACAGATTGGATTTAAAATTGCCTTTTTAAATAGCCAAGTTTCCCCTGTTTGGCCCCCGGAAGGAGTGGGTCTTGCATCTCTTCTCCTTCTTGGCCCTGTTGCATTGCCTGGAATTTATTTAGGTGCCACTGTTGCCAATTTTTTTAACAATCCGCATCTACAAACAGCATTCCTTATTGGAATCGGAAACACACTCAGTAGTTACATCAATTATCGAATCATCAAACGAGTCACAGAAAAAAGTGATCCAATTTACTCCACAAAGGATTTAATATATTTCTTAAGCATCGGAACATTTCCCGGATCTTTTGTGAGCACCATTATGGGTGTTACGAGTTTATGGTATTGGGATTTTTTATCGAGTGAACTGTATTTCAATGTATTCTTCACTTGGTTTTCGGGAGAAATGCTTGGTTTTCTCATCGTTGCACCATTGCTTTATGTTTGGTTTCATCCCAAAGCAAAATTAAAATTAGAACTTCGCAAACAAATCGAACTTTTACTTTGGATCATTTTAGTTTATATTTCTGGGTCTATTGCTTTTAGCGATGAATGGCCCTTACTCTTTTTGCCCATCCCCTTTGTGATTGTCACAAGCATTCGGTTTCGTCAATTTGGAGCAACACTCTCCACAGTCGTCCTCGCCTTTACAGCCGTTACACTCACCATCGAAGGCAAAGGTGTTTTTGCAAGAAGAGATGCGAGTGGGCTCTCCATCAACGATTCTCTAATTTTTTTGGATGCGTTTTTGTTTTGTATCAGCGGGATTGCTTACTTCCTTGTCACAGCCACAAGGGAAAGAGAAAGGGCACAACTGGCTTCCTTAAAGTCCTTACAGGTTTTAAATGAACTAAAAGAAAAGGCCAATGAAGAATTAGAACAGAAGGTTCTAGAAAGAACCGCTGTGATTGAAGAACAAAGGACAGAAATTGAAAAACAATTGGATATGGCCAAACGCATCCAAGAGTCCCTTTTTCCTCAAAAAGAAATTTTGCCACAAGGTGTTGATATTCTTTTTAAAAATATCCCTATGATGAAAGTGGGTGGGGATTTGTATGATATCGTTTGGAGACCCGAAAGACAAGAGTTAGGTGTTTTTATCTGTGATGTTTCTGGACATGGAATTCCCGCTGCTTTATTAAGTGCACTTGTCAAAACATCACTGGAAAAATGGAAACAAGACCCAGTTGGTCTAAAAGATAATTTAGAATCCATTCGCCACCAAATCATTCCCAACCTACGGGAACATTTTGTCACAGCAAGCCTACTCCACCTTCATACAGATACGGGTTCTCTCACATTTGCAAGGGCTGGACATTTTCCACTTTTTATCATTCGTAAATCGGGTGCTCTTGTAAGTTTAAAACCAATGGGAAGGATCATTACCCCCATTTTCGAAATCCTTGCGGAAGAAGAGAGATTCCAATTGGAAACGGGGGATTTGATTGTAATGCTCACTGACGGACTCACCGAAGCAAGAGAACCCGAATCATTACAGATGTTTGGTGAGGAGAGACTTCTTCACTTAATTCGCGATATACGAAGCCTTCCTCTCTTTGAAATCCAAGACCAAGTTTTCCAATCAGTCATCCAACTTTCTGGAGGAATTGCCGCCATTCAAGATGATTTGACTCTCGGACTCATACGTTATTCGGGGATTACCGAAGAAACATCCAAAGTTTGA